In Babylonia areolata isolate BAREFJ2019XMU chromosome 19, ASM4173473v1, whole genome shotgun sequence, a single window of DNA contains:
- the LOC143293344 gene encoding uncharacterized protein LOC143293344, whose amino-acid sequence MLALLLLMLLLGPAVSMETAKDCEVYEAELRSRPDFAQRVVTSSLPLPPDFSITAVQQDMSRGRTFYWCRMEVRQGGAVRVYQHYGHNATHWWVTKGCGGWFRVTACRGARSNDTHTTDPHTTPTIVTVISNLNSQDGSQDSGETTEQPGSQQLKDINSGALSSLYHWLVEQRIPIQDKLGGSQNRAARSVDEEFAAEFGDN is encoded by the exons ATGCTGgccctgctgttgctgatgcttcTATTGGGTCCTGCTGTTTCCATGGAAACTGCCA AGGACTGCGAGGTGTACGAGGCAGAGCTGAGGTCCAGGCCGGACTTTGCTCAGCGGGTGgtcacctcctccctgcccctccccccagacTTCTCCATCACTGCCGTGCAGCAGGACATGTCCCGGGGACGGACCTTCTACTG GTGTCGCATGGAGGTGAGGCAGGGCGGCGCAGTGAGGGTGTACCAGCACTATGGCCACAACGCCACACACTGGTGGGTCACCAAGGGCTGTGGGGGCTGGTTCCGCGTCACGGCCTGTCGGGGGGCCCGCAGCAACGACACCCACACCAccgacccccacaccacccccaccatcgtcaccgtcatctCCAACCTCAACAGTCAAG ACGGCAGTCAGGACTCAGGGGAGACAACCGAGCAGCCCGGCTCTCAGCAGCTGAAGGACATCAACTCTGGTGCTCTGTCCTCTCTGTACCACTGGCTGGTGGAACAGAGAATCCCTATACAGGACAaactg GGGGGCAGCCAGAACCGAGCGGCCCGGTCTGTGGATGAAGAATTTGCTGCAGAGTTTGGCGACAAttag